The proteins below come from a single Eucalyptus grandis isolate ANBG69807.140 chromosome 3, ASM1654582v1, whole genome shotgun sequence genomic window:
- the LOC104439099 gene encoding LOW QUALITY PROTEIN: ABC transporter G family member 38 (The sequence of the model RefSeq protein was modified relative to this genomic sequence to represent the inferred CDS: inserted 1 base in 1 codon) yields MQKAVLHGVTGDLKETDLKKLGFEERQGLLDMFLKSGDTNEEFLQKLKNRIDRVCLKLPTIEVRFQNLNVEAEAYVGDRALPTVFNSFVNWLEDVGNYLHLLPSHKRRFSVLRNVSGILGPGRMTLLLGPPGSGKTTLLKALMGKLDPELNFSGEVTYNGHKMHEFVPERTAAYISQYDIHIPQMTVRETLAFSAKCQGVGSSYDMLTELLRREKLLKIKPDPYIDALMKASVLKEHKEDTVTDYVLRILGLEVCADTMVGDAMIRGISGGQKKRVTTGEMLVGPVNVLFMDNISTGLDSSTTFQIVNSIRQSINIFSKTALISLLQPPPETYELFDDVLLLAEGQIVYHGPRECILEXFESMGFKCPDRKGVADYLQEVTSRKDQRQYWVKEESLYRYIPVAEFVEAFKSFHVGRANEEELRIPFDRSKNHAAALTKSKYGASKRELLKACLSREATLMKRDAKLHILKIVQLWICSIILAMVFGQARKQHHSVEDGAVQLGALYFLIHLLLFAGFFELPNTIDKLPVFYKQRDLHFYPSWAFSLPSSILCLPLSFIEVALVVCTTYFVIGFDRSVTRLLKQYLALVLSGQMSYTLFRCTATLSRDHIIANTAGSFVIIWVLTFGGFVLSKARMKKWLIWGFWTSPLMYTQAAISVNEFLGESWSHVLEGTQETLGIALLRLRGLFTDPSWYWISLGASIGFIVLLNVVSTLALSYLNQYGKSQAIFMTEEVLNEKHKTREDGGGRKRTFLPFTPLSMTFENVTYSVDMPEDMNLQGFQDSQQNRLMLLNGVSGAFRPGVLTALMGVSGAGKTTLLDVLAGRKTGGYIEGNITISGHQKEQETFARISGYCEQEDIHSPFVTVYESLLYSAWLRLPQETDSKTRELFIEEVMDLIELMPLRNALVGVSNLNGLSVEQRKRLTIAVELVANPSIIFMDEPTSGLDARAAAIVMRTIRSTVDTGRTVVCTIHQPSLDIFESFDELILLTRGGREIYTGPLGPQCRTLITYFESIPGVVRIGDDTNPANWVMEVTARAQEEILGVSFADEYKRSELYRRNEALIGELSVPSLYSHPLSFPSKYSQSFLCQFKACLWKQHKSYWRNVPYTAARFFFTVSAALVFGFLFWDFGSKRSSKEDIFNGVGAMFSTLMFVGTQSVSLARPVIVTERLVYYREHAAGMYSSFPYAMAQVAIEIPYTIVQAVIYGTIIFAMMGYEWTATRFFLNLFFSFISILYFVYFGMMIIAVSPNQVIAAVSSGMLYSVWTLFSGMVIPRTRISVWLRWYAWICPVSWSMYGMVTAQYGDMHNKFDSGETVAEYLRDYFGFRYDFLWVVSVVLIGFVLLFLSVYVYAMKALNFQKR; encoded by the exons ATGCAGAAAGCAGTTCTGCATGGAGTTACAGGAGATCTTAAAGAAACAGACCTCAAGAAACTCGGGTTTGAGGAGAGGCAAGGTTTACTGGATATGTTTCTGAAGAGTGGTGATACCAACGAAGAATTTCTGCAGAAGCTCAAGAACAGGATAGACAG GGTTTGTCTCAAATTACCTACAATTGAGGTTCGATTCCAGAATCTCAATGTTGAGGCAGAAGCTTATGTGGGTGATAGAGCTTTACCGACAGTATTCAATTCCTTTGTCAACTGGCTAGAG GATGTAGGAAATTATCTTCATCTCCTTCCAAGTCATAAGAGAAGGTTTTCTGTTCTTCGTAACGTCAGTGGTATTTTAGGACCTGGAAG AATGACCTTGCTGCTGGGACCACCTGGCTCAGGCAAAACCACCTTACTCAAAGCTTTGATGGGAAAGCTAGATCCGGAACTGAAC TTTTCAGGAGAAGTTACATACAACGGGCACAAAATGCACGAGTTCGTGCCAGAAAGGACAGCTGCTTACATTAGCCAGTACGACATCCACATTCCCCAGATGACTGTTAGAGAAACATTGGCCTTCTCTGCAAAATGTCAAGGAGTTGGTTCTAGCTACG ATATGCTTACAGAACTTCTAAGAAGGGAGAAGTTATTGAAAATTAAGCCAGATCCTTATATCGATGCTCTGATGAAG GCATCAGTTTTGAAGGAACACAAGGAAGATACGGTTACTGATTATGTTCTTAGG ATTTTAGGACTTGAAGTTTGTGCTGATACTATGGTAGGAGATGCAATGATAAGGGGCATTTCTGGAGGACAAAAGAAACGTGTTACTACTG GGGAAATGCTGGTTGGTCCTGTGAATGTGCTTTTCATGGACAATATATCAACTGGTCTCGACAGTTCGACCACCTTTCAGATAGTAAATTCTATCAGGCAATCCATTAACATATTTAGCAAGACTGCTCTCATCTCCCTTCTCCAGCCACCTCCAGAAACTTATGAGCTCTTTGATGACGTTTTACTCCTTGCGGAAGGACAAATTGTGTACCATGGCCCACGTGAATGCATTCTCG TTTTTGAATCTATGGGCTTCAAATGTCCTGACAGGAAAGGCGTTGCTGACTATCTACAGGAA GTGACTTCAAGAAAGGATCAGAGGCAGTACTGGGTCAAAGAAGAATCGCTTTATCGTTATATTCCAGTTGCTGAGTTTGTTGAGGCCTTCAAGTCATTTCATGTGGGAAGAGCTAATGAAGAGGAGCTGAGGATCCCATTTGATAGGTCAAAGAATCATGCTGCAGCTTTGACGAAATCTAAGTATGGTGCTAGCAAGAGGGAACTATTGAAAGCCTGCCTGTCGAGGGAAGCAACTCTAATGAAGAGGGATGCCAAATTACACATATTAAAGATAGTTCAA CTTTGGATCTGTTCAATCATTCTGGCAATGGTATTTGGACAAGCTAGAAAGCAGCATCATTCAGTGGAAGATGGAGCGGTGCAGCTTGGTGCACTCTATTTCTTGATCCACTTGCTATTATTCGCTGGATTTTTCGAGCTTCCAAACACGATTGATAAGCTTCCTGTGTTCTACAAGCAAAGGGATCTCCATTTTTATCCTTCATGGGCATTCTCATTGCCGTCATCCATCCTCTGTTTGCCTTTATCCTTCATAGAAGTCGCTCTTGTGGTTTGCACAACTTATTTTGTAATAGGTTTTGATCGTAGTGTCACAAG GTTGCTAAAGCAATACTTGGCACTTGTGTTAAGTGGACAAATGTCATACACACTTTTTCGATGCACAGCCACGCTGAGCCGGGACCATATCATTGCAAACACTGCTGGAAGCTTCGTAATAATTTGGGTTCTAACATTTGGTGGGTTTGTCTTATCAAAAG CAAGAATGAAGAAGTGGCTGATATGGGGCTTCTGGACATCTCCGCTAATGTACACGCAAGCCGCCATCTCAGTAAATGAATTTCTTGGTGAATCTTGGAGTCAT GTCCTCGAAGGAACACAAGAGACTCTGGGAATAGCTCTATTGAGATTACGAGGCTTGTTCACGGATCCAAGTTGGTATTGGATCAGCCTTGGTGCATCGATTGGCTTCATCGTTCTGTTAAATGTTGTCAGCACTCTCGCACTTTCTTATCTCAATC AGTATGGGAAATCACAAGCCATTTTTATGACAGAAGAAGTCTTGAACGAAAAACACAAGACtagagaagatggaggaggCAGAAAAAGAACGTTTCTCCCGTTTACTCCGTTGTCCATGACCTTTGAGAATGTCACATATTCTGTTGATATGCCAGAGG ATATGAACTTGCAGGGATTCCAAGATTCTCAGCAGAATCGGTTAATGCTTCTGAATGGAGTTAGTGGAGCTTTCAGACCAGGAGTTCTGACGGCACTCATGGGAGTTAGTGGTGCTGGAAAGACTACATTACTCGATGTATTGGCTGGAAGGAAGACCGGTGGATACATAGAAGGAAACATCACCATATCGGGTCACCAAAAGGAGCAGGAAACTTTCGCTCGGATCTCCGGGTACTGCGAACAGGAAGACATACATTCTCCTTTTGTTACTGTGTACGAGTCCCTTCTCTATTCAGCATGGCTCCGATTGCCTCAAGAGACTGACTCAAAGACACGAGAG CTTTTCATAGAGGAGGTGATGGACTTAATTGAGCTGATGCCTCTAAGAAATGCTCTCGTCGGAGTTTCGAATCTTAATGGACTTTCGGTGGAGCAACGGAAAAGGTTAACCATTGCGGTTGAGCTTGTTGCCAACCCATCGATAATTTTCATGGATGAGCCAACTTCAGGCCTTGATGCCCGAGCAGCTGCCATTGTGATGAGAACCATAAGAAGCACCGTTGATACAGGAAGGACAGTAGTGTGCACAATTCATCAACCAAGTCTTGACATATTTGAATCCTTTGATGAG TTGATCCTATTGACCCGGGGTGGAAGAGAAATATACACAGGTCCTTTGGGACCGCAATGTCGTACACTGATAACCTATTTCGAG AGCATACCTGGAGTTGTAAGAATAGGAGACGATACTAATCCTGCAAACTGGGTGATGGAAGTCACTGCAAGGGCACAAGAAGAGATCTTGGGTGTAAGTTTTGCAGATGAGTACAAGAGATCAGAACTTTATAG GAGAAATGAAGCTTTAATTGGGGAATTGAGTGTGCCTTCTCTCTATTCACATCCCCTTAGTTTTCCCTCAAAGTACTCACAATCCTTCCTATGTCAGTTCAAAGCTTGCTTATGGAAACAGCACAAATCCTACTGGCGGAATGTGCCGTATACAGCAGCACGGTTTTTTTTCACCGTGTCAGCGGCCTTGGTATTTGGCTTTCTATTCTGGGATTTCGGATCCAAAAG GAGCTCAAAAGAGGATATATTTAACGGAGTGGGAGCTATGTTCTCTACACTCATGTTTGTAGGAACACAAAGTGTTTCTCTGGCGCGTCCAGTAATAGTGACTGAAAGACTTGTGTACTATCGAGAGCATGCGGCTGGAATGtactcttcttttccttatgcGATGGCACAG GTTGCAATTGAGATTCCATATACAATAGTTCAGGCTGTTATTTATGGGACCATAATATTCGCGATGATGGGATATGAATGGACAGCTACGAGGTTCTTTTTAAACCTGTTCTTCTCGTTCATCTCCATCTTGTACTTTGTGTACTTTGGGATGATGATCATAGCAGTTAGTCCTAACCAAGTGATCGCCGCGGTATCCTCTGGCATGCTCTACTCAGTATGGACTCTCTTCTCAGGCATGGTGATTCCCAGGACG AGAATTTCTGTGTGGTTGAGGTGGTATGCATGGATATGCCCGGTCTCTTGGAGTATGTACGGCATGGTCACTGCACAATATGGTGATATGCATAACAAGTTTGACTCGGGGGAGACGGTTGCGGAGTATCTTAGGGATTATTTCGGCTTCAGATACGACTTCTTGTGGGTGGTATCAGTCGTATTGATTGGATTTGTACTGCTCTTTCTTAGTGTATATGTCTATGCTATGAAGGCTTTGAACTTTCAGAAGAGATAG
- the LOC104436635 gene encoding zinc finger CCCH domain-containing protein 25, with product MTIDDESSVYVGGLPYNVNDDSLRDLFAIYGSIVAVKIINDRSTRGKCYGFVTFTNPRSAIDAINDMDGRTINGRVVRVNGVKTRGGRWGFGREGLPRSNERGMDRERGRHRERDYDHDRDRHLDRYSDRSRERGRSRDHDLDREREYEHAHGHDYERDHLVDRDEDAGRDVVDDEQEHSREHVRIHDMDTDGDMPIDRRDLNDANQFSRKRRGSSPNSLHSRELSSDLLYDSYDQTKEQLEISIQKHEELKDEISHMEETLDEKQQFILELQKKSKKLEDSLTSAKKLTSRRKMQLTKLHKCYLQIRDYSSKLKSCEQELQSLVDSALAESDFGNDTSLRRGVLVNGNA from the exons ATGACGATCGACGACGAGAGCTCGGTGTACGTCGGAGGCCTTCCGTACAACGTCAACGACGACTCCCTCCGCGACCTCTTCGCCATCTACGGCTCCATCGTCGCCGTCAAG ATTATTAACGATCGTTCCACGAGGGGGAAATGCTACGGCTTTGTCACGTTCACGAACCCGAGGTCGGCGATCGATGCCATCAATGACATGGACGGAAGG ACTATCAATGGACGGGTGGTTAGAGTTAATGGGGTGAAGACTAGAGGAGGTAGATGGGGCTTCGGCCGTGAGGGCTTGCCACGGAGCAATGAGCGGGGCATGGATCGAGAACGAGGTAGACATAGGGAAAGGGACTATGATCACGATAGGGACAGGCATTTGGATCGGTATAGTGACAGGTCTAGAGAGCGAGGTCGGTCTCGAGACCATGACCTGGACAGGGAGAGAGAGTATGAGCATGCTCACGGTCATGATTATGAAAGGGATCATCTCGTGGATAGAGATGAGGACGCCGGCAGGGATGTGGTTGACGATGAGCAAGAGCACAGCAGGGAGCACGTAAGGATTCATGACATGGACACAGATGGCGATATGCCGATTGACAGAAGGGACCTTAATGATGCAAATCAGTTTTCAAGGAAGCGGAGAGG TTCCAGTCCTAACAGCCTTCATAGTAGGGAACTTTCATCAGATTTGCTTTATGATAGTTATGATCAG ACTAAAGAGCAACTGGAGATTTCAATTCAGAAGCATGAAGAACTGAAAGATGAG ATCTCTCATATGGAAGAGACGTTGGATGAAAAGCAACAATTTATCTTAGAACTGCAGAAGAAATCTAAG AAATTAGAGGATTCTTTGACCTCTGCAAAAAAACTAACTTCTCGACGCAAGATGCAGTTGACCAAG CTTCACAAATGCTATCTTCAAATCAGAGACTACAGCAGCAAACTTAAAAGCTGTGAACAGGAACTGCAG TCCCTTGTTGATTCGGCATTGGCAGAAAGTGACTTTGGCAACGATACTAGCTTAAGGCGTGGAGTACTGGTTAATGGCAATGCGTGA
- the LOC104436636 gene encoding uncharacterized protein LOC104436636: MEEHLSYNSSNPLGFCLLPSELIQSILLNLALPEIVGLKLVNKTLATVISDQTFVRECNTRSSSAAWLFVFKKRWSKDAMLMGFTDRSASNRWFKISIAKILEPVVSPGEVFYFLTASGNIFLFACNRDKEVMAVDLMAKTVKKVPPSPLGPRGTSSWRRSGMKLVPGGPPGSGRFRFLFAELVEDRPTLFVYDSETDDWKRMEAEETEGRSRSRGEGLDGRIFLHLVNGPGSNVIISCGSESLSPLVLRPGFSGGGNQGREPNGRLGWDYSANLIHVYGDGHMMIVKSSDGGAARKRTRFLERIEIWGSSEDGRNWEFVSEIPRNLVGQIEKPYGVLMGCLEERGGIIRACLVSNWEGAWDMIWLSYDKARGHWAYVPIPDSKMTGSNLAGISFSTGLNL, from the coding sequence ATGGAAGAACATCTGAGTTATAACAGCTCCAATCCATTAGGGTTTTGCCTCCTCCCATCTGAGCTCATACAAAGCATCCTCCTGAACTTAGCTTTGCCAGAGATCGTCGGTCTGAAGCTGGTGAACAAGACCCTCGCCACCGTAATCTCTGACCAGACTTTCGTCCGCGAATGCAATACGAGATCGAGCTCGGCTGCATGGCTCTTCGTCTTCAAGAAGAGGTGGTCCAAGGATGCGATGCTCATGGGCTTCACGGACCGGTCGGCGTCGAACCGCTGGTTCAAGATTTCGATCGCCAAGATCTTGGAGCCCGTGGTTTCGCCGGGTGAGGTCTTTTATTTCTTGACGGCTTCCGGGAACATTTTCTTGTTTGCCTGCAATAGAGACAAGGAAGTGATGGCGGTCGATTTGATGGCCAAGACGGTCAAGAAAGTCCCGCCAAGCCCGTTGGGTCCACGGGGCACTTCTTCCTGGAGGAGGTCCGGGATGAAGCTGGTTCCAGGCGGGCCTCCCGGGTCGGGTCGCTTCCGCTTCCTGTTCGCAGAGCTGGTGGAGGATCGGCCTACTCTGTTTGTGTACGACTCGGAGACTGACGATTGGAAGAGGATGGAAGCGGAAGAGACCGAGGGCCGGTCGCGAAGTCGCGGCGAAGGACTCGACGGACGCATCTTTCTTCATCTGGTCAATGGACCCGGGTCGAACGTGATTATATCATGTGGATCCGAAAGCCTAAGCCCTTTAGTTCTGCGGCCCGGATTCAGTGGGGGAGGCAATCAAGGGCGGGAGCCGAACGGTAGACTTGGTTGGGATTACTCGGCCAATCTCATACATGTGTACGGCGATGGCCACATGATGATAGTGAAATCGAGTGATGGCGGCGCCGCACGTAAAAGGACGAGATTTTTGGAGAGAATTGAGATATGGGGCTCCAGCGAAGATGGTAGAAACTGGGAATTTGTGTCGGAAATCCCAAGAAATTTGGTCGGACAAATTGAGAAGCCCTACGGGGTTTTGATGGGCTGTTtggaagaaagaggagggatCATTAGGGCATGCTTGGTGAGTAATTGGGAAGGTGCGTGGGACATGATATGGCTATCTTATGACAAAGCAAGGGGTCACTGGGCTTATGTCCCAATTCCTGATTCCAAAATGACGGGCTCGAACTTGGcaggaatttccttttcaacGGGCCTAAAtctataa